A window of the Thermodesulfovibrionia bacterium genome harbors these coding sequences:
- a CDS encoding tetratricopeptide repeat protein produces MNKINIFRDRFFLAHLVVLNFILLMFAGVSDAALNTAIEGNTIAATESRDAGIQFDIGLSYARIGKYSEAVEAYKEAVRLKPDFAEAYFNLGINYSNLELYREAVDAYKEAIKLKPDFVEAYINLGWNYGTLGMHKNAVSAYEKVLQLSPDNVEIYYDLGFNYARLMRFEEAVEAYEKFINFRPDNAEAYYNLGIAYIALHDNGSANEIYEKLKLLDGHAAQELWDLIKK; encoded by the coding sequence GTGAATAAGATAAATATTTTTAGAGACAGGTTTTTTTTAGCGCATCTTGTAGTCCTTAATTTTATATTGCTTATGTTTGCAGGGGTCTCTGATGCCGCGTTAAATACTGCCATTGAAGGCAACACTATTGCTGCTACAGAAAGCCGGGATGCCGGGATACAATTTGATATCGGGCTGAGCTATGCCAGGATAGGAAAGTATAGTGAAGCAGTAGAAGCTTACAAGGAGGCGGTCAGGCTTAAACCTGATTTTGCTGAGGCCTATTTTAATCTCGGCATTAACTACAGTAACCTGGAGTTGTACAGGGAGGCGGTCGATGCTTATAAAGAGGCGATTAAGCTCAAGCCCGATTTTGTAGAAGCATATATCAATCTTGGCTGGAACTACGGAACACTTGGTATGCATAAGAATGCTGTGTCAGCTTATGAAAAGGTACTGCAATTAAGCCCTGATAATGTTGAAATTTATTATGACCTCGGCTTTAACTATGCCAGGCTGATGAGATTTGAAGAAGCGGTTGAGGCTTATGAGAAGTTTATAAATTTCAGGCCTGATAATGCCGAGGCATATTATAATCTTGGGATCGCTTATATAGCCCTGCATGACAATGGCTCTGCTAATGAGATATATGAAAAGCTTAAGTTGTTAGATGGCCATGCGGCTCAGGAGCTTTGGGATCTGATAAAGAAATAA